From Punica granatum isolate Tunisia-2019 chromosome 1, ASM765513v2, whole genome shotgun sequence:
ATACATAATATTGATCCATGATCATaggtgatatatatatatacccacAATGCGTCCAAATTAATATGTAAACAAGATTTACATGCACCGACGATCTTGTACCAGTGAATATCGCATGACAACCCAATACACTTCATGCTTGCATGCTAAttgtattttatctttttttcttttttcggttaaaatgataattgcattttagtTCAATTCCTTTGCAATTTAACATTTAGCATTTTAGCATCCaatggagaaaatttgaaTACTTAGAACTAAAGCCCAAAACCAATTTGCATTGAGCAAACGGTCGGCTTCGTTTTAGCATGTAATAGGACCCCGTATTTGGGCAAACAGGGCCCATGATCTGATAGGCTCTCTCAAGCCAAAATTTCCAATTGGTAGGTTTCAGGGGAGATGGGagcttcttttatttttatttttttgggtaagtaTTTGATTTAGAGGTAAGCACGATAAGATTTTTCTTCTCCTTAATCTTAATTAAGATTTAAAGGCTAAAAATATCGAATCAAGATAGATCAATCATTATCTATCACATGCCTTCATTTCCGATTTGATCTAGTATTTCCTATTTGATCAAATCCTTAATGTCTAGAGATTGTTTCTGTGAACGAATCGGAGTTGTTTCTGTGAAAGAATTGGAGGACCCCCTGACTTAGCGTCAACCGTTCCTATTGCAATTATCGTTCGATGTCTTATGTCATGAGAAATATGGGGTTGAAAAGGAGATGTGGTTATGCCCTAATGCGATGTATCTGCTACCCTAGTGAGCATTTTTTCCAAAtcgagaaaattaaaaagatataATGTCGTAGAATGTCTCTTTACTGGCCACTTTATTCATTATCATGTAATGACTGAAGGACCCATCATTTTATTCCAAGAAAATTGATCACACTggtttaatataaaatatgtgtCGAGGTGTAGTGTAGCGGGTAGGAGCCCCTTTCCGATTCCACTCAAAGAGTGTCGTTTCTAAATATCACTAAGGGGACTAGGGAGGGGAGCTGCATCCCCGCCCTGATATTACCGATCTCTTGTAGAATTGTTGCATGTTTTTCGAATTTGCGTTTGCATTTTATAGCAAAGTTCTTATATCGAAGTTCTCGTGTTCATCGCTCCCTCAAAGATCTTGCCCctctttaactctgaaatctcGCTCCATTCCTGCTAGTTACTAAGATAAATTTATTCACACGTCTAGAGTTGAGTTTAAACAACGCACTGAAAATCCTTCTGGAGATCCCGTATGGTCGGAATTATGTGCATCTTTGAGTCGGGAATGTCGAAAGCTTCGATTCGATAATTGAACAGGAGGTCCTCGCACATATGatctcatcttcttcatgGATAGAAGATATACTTAAAACATCATGCGACTGTTTTTGGAGACGCAGCAACAATATTGATACAAGAAAGGCACGTATCTCATCATCCTAGTTCCTAGAGCAGCATCAATTGACAGCAGAGACGAATCCAATTGAAGCGGTGCTATTTTATAATCATAGAGGTCAACCGTTTGGTAGATCGATcgatcaataaaaaaaaatcgagttGACAAATTCATGCTGACATCGACTTTTTCATATGTATCCCGACAGTTCAATAATACAACAGCATGAAAGAAAACATTGCACGGTATGCAACTGTAATCTTCTCATAGAAGGGAGTCGGGAAGTAACATATGTATGAAAGGTTTCAGAAAACACTTGCGACATTCTCACGGCGTCGCACCAGGCACTCCACGCCTGTCAGAGCTCAGAGCTTCAACGATTTGCATCGCAGTCGCAAACTTTCATCCATAAAAGAGGAAGACAAATTGTATTGGAACCACAGCAAAGAGGAACTAAACTCCAACAACAAAGCCAACCGATCCTATCACAAGACCTTTTTATTTAGCCCCTCCAAATTGTTTTCTTCCCCTACCAGCTCCACCCAACCCCACCAAAAGAGATAACACCCTAAAGTAGCTAAGACACCATAGGAATTGAGGGGGGACCCACCAGTGATCGTTACCTGGCATCAGAACCGCTCCACCTTGTCCGCCTTCACCACCGGGTTGGCCTTGGCTATGGCATCCCGCCCGGCCCCCTTGAAGTCAAACGTACAGTTGTGGCTCTCCGGGTACCGGTGCGCCCCGCAGAACGTCTTCCCACACTTGCAGTTGAACCCTGTCAGACCCACCTTCTTGTTGCACCCTCCGCACCGGGTTGGCCCCTTCGGCGGAGGCTGCTCCGCCCCGGAACCCTCAGGGGCCGCGACCTCGACCGCCCCCGCCGCCTTTGCCGCCGAGCAGTCGATGATGGAGGAGGAGATGTCAGCCTTGTCCTTGGGAAAGGATGAGGAGGCGGGCTTGGAGTTGAAGGAGCTCTTGACGGCGGCCTTGGCGGTGGCGTCACGCTCCTCCTTGAGGCAGCAGTCCTTGTAGCACTTGGAGCAGAGATTCATGGTGGTCGGGTTGCCCCAGAACCCGCAGTTGTTCGCGCACAGCTTCGGGTCGGAGAAGGGCACGCTTGTCGATCCTTCGTTTTGCTCGGAAGCCATGTTCTGAAGCAATCGAAAATCAACCAGAAAACTCAAAGACGTGAGCAGAAAATCGACCAGTGTAAACTCCCTGATTCTATGATGTCTCTCATGCACAAGGATTGTCCTGGTCGGGTTCTTATATAGCTGGAAGAGCCGACTCGGAAGGAAAGTGGGAGAACAACATAATTCCGTGATTGACCGGGACCTCTTTTGACATATTTGCCCCCGGCAGGTTTGGTGGGCCCTACTAAACTCTCCCAACTAATAGGGCCAGAACAGTCAATTCAGGGGGCGCGGGGGCTTACTCGCCGTGGCGGAAACCGCGTGCAATTAAAGGATGTTTCCAAATTAATCAGATTCTGCTTTTACTATTAATCAatccataataataataataataattcgtCTTGCAAAATTAGGAATCCTCGCCAACTCTCCCGTTTAGATGAATAACATATCGGTATCGCTCCATATCCCGTTATATATATCCACAACCACACGCGACATATTAACACGATGCCATGAGAAGATGCCCTTTCCATAAGTGGCTGAAGCATAAGATTAGAACTCCCATAAATATCAGTGACCGTATAATCGGGGTGTATACGACTCCGAAAAAACCGAAGCACGTTCAGTATGGCTATCGACATGGCTATCAGGTAAGCCAACGCGAATGAACCTACGCTgattattatttaagaaaaaaatcccT
This genomic window contains:
- the LOC116188038 gene encoding zinc finger A20 and AN1 domain-containing stress-associated protein 1-like; protein product: MASEQNEGSTSVPFSDPKLCANNCGFWGNPTTMNLCSKCYKDCCLKEERDATAKAAVKSSFNSKPASSSFPKDKADISSSIIDCSAAKAAGAVEVAAPEGSGAEQPPPKGPTRCGGCNKKVGLTGFNCKCGKTFCGAHRYPESHNCTFDFKGAGRDAIAKANPVVKADKVERF